One window of Sinorhizobium fredii NGR234 genomic DNA carries:
- the hsdR gene encoding type I restriction-modification system endonuclease, with the protein MSVNFDHLKSLSPELQRLGTLAERFFADDANTSLIKSRQFGEYMVKEIAALSGVYDPAARETTHDLLRRLATQQILPREVADIFHAVRKSGNEATHNLAGSPTEALAALKFCRALGVWYRRTYGRDPNFRPGPFVPPKASADIDQATQAELATLRRQVREAEAQLAAAHSSADELAKARAAADELARQAAADNAVWEQTAVEMEANQAELSRKLAELQKAAQAQPQQLQMEFKQAGLQAASRLELDERQTRRLIDAQLVDAGWEADSDRLSYQLGARPEEGRNLAIAEWPAAGGRADYGLFIGLTCVGIIEAKRESVDVPSTLQQAERYARTIALPPENSHPGGLWNHGLADPFRVPFVFTTNGRPFVRQWQTKSGIWFCDLRRDTNHPRPLTTWFSPKDLLDILATDLDAAAQGLAEDSFGKGRMRPYQEDAIAAIENAVVAGQRDILVSMATGTGKTRTSIALMYRLLKHKRFRRILFLVDRKALGKQTSDALETTEIEGMLNFAQIYKVAGLEKKVPEDEDQVQVATVQSLIARILNEPDPAKRPTPGTFDCIIVDEAHRGYTLDAELRESDVGFRNLDDYQSAYRQILDYFDAVKVALTATPALHTREIFGHPVFHYGYRQAVVEGYLNDHLPPKRITTALSEAGIHFEGGEEVEIIDRTTGQIDLFELPDEVSLDYDVADFNKRVYSEAFNRMVCRAIATEIPPSKPGKTLIFAARDAHADDLVRLLVEELQEEYGNDAVPHGMVMKITGNVDKADDLILKFKNDPHPKYVVTVDLLTTGIDVPTICNLVFVRRVKSRILYDQMIGRATRLCPEIGKEHFRIFDAVDLYAELQEMTDMRPVVVKPDISLGQLVTDLDKAETEEDKSWVAGQVIVRMRAMANRMDAETRESFERHTGETPENAVQRLATLSGSELQDWLKSHPRVIELLERRPIRTGSGNDGVVISTHEDELLRIEEIFGKNTTPEDYITGFERFIRENMNQVPALIAVTQRPRDLTRKELSELAGLLDEKNYSEAMLRAAYGKVRNADIAAHIIGFVRQAAIGDPLIPYATRVENAIGKIEASRPWTQKQKEWLRRIGRALKDKPVADPTLLDQGVFADKGGFKRISQEFDGELDDVLHAFNEAIWAPPAA; encoded by the coding sequence TTGTCGGTAAATTTCGACCATCTGAAATCGCTGAGTCCCGAACTACAGCGTCTGGGCACGCTTGCTGAACGCTTCTTTGCAGATGACGCCAATACCTCGCTGATCAAGAGCCGTCAGTTCGGCGAATACATGGTCAAGGAGATCGCCGCGCTCTCCGGTGTCTATGATCCCGCTGCCCGTGAGACGACGCACGATCTGCTTCGGCGGCTCGCGACCCAGCAGATCCTGCCGCGCGAGGTGGCCGACATCTTCCACGCCGTGCGCAAGAGCGGCAACGAGGCGACCCACAATCTGGCAGGGTCACCGACCGAGGCGCTGGCCGCCCTCAAGTTCTGCCGGGCGCTGGGCGTCTGGTATCGCCGCACCTACGGACGCGATCCGAACTTCAGACCAGGCCCCTTCGTCCCTCCCAAGGCCTCCGCCGATATCGATCAGGCAACGCAGGCAGAACTGGCCACGCTTCGTCGGCAGGTTCGGGAAGCCGAGGCGCAGCTCGCGGCCGCCCATTCCTCGGCGGATGAACTCGCCAAGGCCCGTGCCGCAGCCGATGAACTCGCCCGCCAGGCTGCCGCTGACAACGCGGTCTGGGAACAGACGGCCGTCGAGATGGAGGCCAATCAGGCCGAGCTTTCCCGCAAGCTCGCGGAGCTGCAGAAGGCGGCGCAGGCCCAGCCGCAACAATTGCAGATGGAGTTCAAGCAGGCAGGCCTTCAGGCCGCGAGCCGGTTGGAACTCGACGAGCGGCAGACCCGCCGCTTGATCGACGCCCAACTGGTAGATGCAGGCTGGGAGGCCGACAGCGATCGTCTGAGTTATCAACTGGGCGCGCGCCCGGAAGAAGGCCGGAACCTTGCTATCGCCGAGTGGCCGGCAGCCGGTGGACGTGCTGACTATGGGCTGTTCATTGGCTTGACGTGCGTCGGTATCATCGAGGCAAAGCGCGAGAGCGTTGACGTGCCTTCCACGCTCCAGCAGGCCGAGCGCTACGCACGCACCATAGCGCTGCCGCCGGAGAACAGCCATCCGGGCGGCCTATGGAATCATGGTCTCGCCGACCCGTTCCGCGTTCCCTTCGTCTTCACCACGAATGGCCGCCCTTTCGTCCGCCAGTGGCAGACCAAATCAGGTATCTGGTTCTGCGATCTGCGTCGCGACACGAACCACCCCCGACCTCTGACAACCTGGTTTTCGCCGAAGGATCTTCTCGACATCCTCGCGACCGATCTCGACGCCGCAGCCCAAGGTCTCGCCGAGGACAGTTTCGGCAAGGGCAGGATGCGACCCTACCAAGAGGACGCAATCGCTGCGATTGAGAATGCGGTCGTCGCCGGCCAACGCGATATTCTCGTGTCGATGGCGACAGGGACGGGCAAGACGCGCACCAGCATCGCCCTGATGTACCGCCTGCTGAAGCATAAGCGCTTCCGCCGTATCCTCTTCCTGGTAGATCGAAAGGCACTCGGCAAGCAGACAAGCGACGCCTTGGAAACGACCGAGATCGAGGGCATGCTGAACTTCGCCCAGATCTACAAGGTTGCCGGGTTGGAGAAGAAGGTTCCGGAGGACGAGGATCAGGTGCAGGTCGCCACCGTCCAGTCCCTGATCGCCCGCATCCTCAACGAACCTGACCCGGCCAAGCGTCCGACGCCTGGCACCTTCGATTGCATTATCGTCGATGAAGCTCATCGCGGCTACACGCTGGACGCAGAACTACGCGAAAGCGATGTCGGCTTCCGCAATCTGGATGACTACCAGTCAGCCTATCGCCAGATCCTCGATTACTTCGATGCCGTGAAGGTGGCGTTGACGGCAACACCCGCGCTTCATACCCGGGAGATCTTTGGCCATCCGGTCTTTCACTATGGCTACCGCCAAGCTGTCGTCGAAGGTTATCTCAACGATCACCTGCCACCGAAGCGAATCACCACAGCACTCTCCGAAGCCGGCATCCATTTCGAGGGTGGCGAGGAGGTCGAGATCATCGATCGCACGACCGGGCAGATCGATCTGTTCGAACTCCCGGATGAAGTTTCGCTCGACTACGACGTCGCCGATTTCAACAAGCGGGTCTATTCGGAGGCCTTCAATCGCATGGTCTGCCGGGCGATCGCTACGGAAATTCCGCCAAGCAAGCCAGGCAAGACGCTGATCTTCGCCGCCCGCGACGCCCATGCGGATGATCTCGTCCGTCTGCTAGTCGAGGAGTTGCAGGAGGAGTATGGCAACGACGCTGTGCCGCACGGCATGGTGATGAAGATCACTGGCAATGTCGACAAGGCTGACGACCTGATCCTGAAGTTCAAGAACGATCCACATCCGAAATACGTCGTTACCGTCGATCTTCTGACCACAGGCATTGATGTGCCGACCATCTGCAATCTGGTCTTTGTGCGCAGGGTCAAAAGCCGCATTCTCTATGACCAGATGATCGGCCGAGCCACGCGGCTTTGCCCGGAGATCGGCAAGGAACATTTCCGCATCTTCGATGCCGTCGATCTCTACGCCGAACTGCAGGAGATGACGGACATGCGCCCCGTCGTCGTCAAGCCGGATATCTCGCTCGGCCAGCTTGTCACCGACCTGGACAAGGCAGAGACGGAGGAAGACAAGAGTTGGGTCGCGGGCCAGGTGATCGTCCGCATGCGCGCCATGGCAAACCGCATGGATGCTGAAACCCGGGAGAGTTTCGAGCGCCACACGGGAGAGACGCCGGAAAACGCGGTGCAGCGTCTTGCCACCCTTTCCGGTTCCGAACTGCAGGATTGGCTAAAATCCCATCCGCGCGTGATCGAACTTCTGGAGCGCCGCCCGATCCGGACTGGAAGCGGCAACGACGGTGTGGTCATCTCCACCCATGAAGACGAGTTGCTGCGCATCGAGGAAATCTTTGGCAAGAACACCACGCCGGAGGATTACATCACCGGCTTCGAGCGCTTCATCCGGGAGAATATGAACCAGGTCCCGGCGCTGATTGCCGTCACCCAACGACCGCGTGATCTGACGCGCAAGGAACTGTCGGAACTGGCAGGCCTGCTGGACGAGAAGAACTATTCCGAAGCTATGCTGCGCGCCGCCTATGGCAAGGTCCGCAATGCCGATATCGCCGCCCATATCATCGGCTTCGTCCGCCAGGCAGCGATCGGCGATCCGCTCATCCCCTATGCCACGCGTGTGGAAAACGCGATTGGGAAGATCGAGGCCTCGCGCCCCTGGACCCAGAAACAGAAGGAATGGCTGCGCCGCATTGGCCGTGCGCTGAAGGACAAGCCGGTGGCCGATCCGACGCTGCTTGACCAGGGCGTCTTTGCGGACAAGGGCGGCTTCAAGCGCATCTCCCAGGAATTCGATGGCGAGCTGGATGATGTCCTGCACGCCTTCAACGAGGCGATCTGGGCGCCGCCCGCCGCCTGA
- a CDS encoding winged helix domain-containing protein, with protein sequence MSKVFLTIRRLPDGAPHTMRGRPAWALELLIDAGSAGCTPITDPGPRWSSYVHILRKRSGLVIDTLRETHDGQFPGTHARYVLRSPVEVLRSWRDVK encoded by the coding sequence ATGAGCAAGGTTTTCCTAACGATACGGCGCCTCCCCGATGGCGCGCCCCATACAATGCGCGGACGGCCTGCCTGGGCGCTTGAGCTTCTAATCGACGCGGGAAGCGCAGGGTGCACTCCAATCACTGATCCAGGGCCTCGCTGGAGCTCCTACGTGCATATCCTGCGGAAGAGGTCAGGGCTGGTAATCGATACGCTTCGTGAGACTCATGACGGCCAATTTCCGGGCACGCACGCTCGTTATGTACTGCGCTCGCCAGTCGAGGTCCTCCGGAGCTGGAGGGATGTCAAATGA
- a CDS encoding DUF6074 family protein — protein MASQGNSIEGHLLSNEDKCELVPFPLSKRIGKIRGVAAKLLDRKSERHAEYYQQQVTEALVGQLRKIGLPQRLQDKEIREFWSGVEQEMKRTPPSPPHIEPSR, from the coding sequence ATGGCTAGCCAGGGCAATAGCATTGAAGGGCATCTTCTCAGCAACGAAGACAAGTGCGAGCTGGTGCCGTTTCCGCTTAGCAAACGCATCGGCAAAATCAGGGGCGTTGCGGCTAAGCTGCTGGACCGCAAATCGGAACGCCATGCTGAGTACTATCAGCAGCAAGTGACCGAGGCGTTGGTCGGGCAGTTGCGGAAAATCGGTCTTCCGCAACGTCTCCAGGATAAAGAAATCCGTGAATTCTGGTCTGGCGTCGAGCAAGAGATGAAGCGCACGCCCCCTTCACCCCCGCATATCGAACCATCTCGATAA
- a CDS encoding helix-turn-helix transcriptional regulator, which yields MQLTDPLLTVRESAEVLQISVPTFWRRVADGTVPRPVKIGALSRWPYSEIIAVIERAKNSRSDVA from the coding sequence ATGCAACTCACAGACCCTCTCCTCACCGTACGCGAAAGCGCCGAGGTCTTGCAGATCAGCGTCCCGACCTTCTGGCGTCGGGTCGCTGACGGAACCGTCCCCCGGCCGGTGAAAATAGGCGCTCTCTCCCGCTGGCCTTATTCGGAAATCATTGCCGTCATCGAGCGCGCCAAGAACTCCCGCTCCGATGTTGCATAG
- a CDS encoding restriction endonuclease subunit S, which produces MSELPRGWCVTTIQEIADVGTGATPKRGTRAFYESGTIPWITSGAVSQRQITYADEFITEAAIRSTNCKVFPTGTILVAMYGEGKTRGSVARLAIDAATNQALAAIVLPNDDIVSSEFLMNFLTSQYSQLRGLAAGGVQPNLNLQLIRSTSFPLPPLAEQKRIVAKLDALSAKSARARTELARIETLVYRYKQAVLGKAFSGELTVDFRLSRRHLQSEAKAGSIHGEEGVERKLKVRGTTDVMKGIQLSPLPESWNWVKNHRLAQNRANAICAGPFGTIFKAKDFRDKGIPIIFLRHVAAGEYRTHKPGFMDKKVWQELHQPYSVFGGELLVTKLGDPPGVACIFPAGVGTAMVTPDVMKMSVDENASVPKFLMFYFNSPIAKNIIHQLAFGLTRLRVDLAMFKTFPVPHPSLEEQLEIVRRIESAFAKIDRLAAEAKRALDLVGKLDEAILAKAFRGELVPQDENDEPAENLLERIRAERAAAPKAKRGRGNAKG; this is translated from the coding sequence ATGAGTGAGTTGCCGAGGGGGTGGTGTGTCACCACAATCCAAGAAATAGCCGATGTGGGGACTGGCGCTACACCAAAACGCGGAACAAGAGCATTCTACGAATCTGGGACTATCCCATGGATTACAAGCGGTGCAGTAAGCCAAAGGCAAATTACTTACGCTGATGAGTTTATCACCGAGGCTGCTATTCGTTCGACTAACTGCAAGGTCTTCCCAACCGGTACAATCTTGGTTGCTATGTATGGAGAAGGAAAGACGCGAGGCTCGGTGGCAAGGTTGGCCATTGACGCGGCAACCAATCAAGCTCTTGCAGCGATCGTCCTTCCCAATGACGACATAGTATCCAGCGAATTCTTGATGAATTTTCTTACGTCTCAATACTCGCAGCTGCGCGGATTAGCAGCGGGTGGAGTTCAGCCGAATCTAAACCTACAATTGATTCGATCTACCAGTTTCCCCCTCCCGCCCCTGGCCGAGCAAAAGCGCATCGTGGCCAAGCTGGATGCGCTGAGCGCGAAATCCGCCCGCGCCCGCACCGAACTCGCTCGCATCGAAACCCTCGTCTACCGCTACAAGCAGGCGGTACTCGGCAAGGCGTTCAGCGGGGAGTTGACGGTGGATTTCAGACTGAGCCGTCGTCACCTGCAGAGCGAGGCCAAGGCAGGCTCTATCCATGGAGAGGAAGGTGTCGAACGAAAGCTAAAGGTTAGAGGAACGACGGATGTCATGAAAGGCATTCAGTTATCGCCTCTACCGGAGAGCTGGAACTGGGTCAAAAACCACAGGTTAGCCCAGAATCGCGCCAACGCGATTTGCGCCGGACCCTTCGGTACAATTTTCAAAGCGAAGGACTTTAGAGACAAAGGCATTCCGATCATATTCCTACGCCACGTTGCTGCCGGGGAGTATCGTACTCATAAGCCAGGCTTCATGGACAAGAAGGTTTGGCAGGAATTGCATCAGCCTTATTCGGTGTTCGGCGGGGAACTGCTCGTGACGAAACTGGGAGATCCGCCCGGTGTTGCTTGCATTTTCCCTGCTGGCGTCGGCACCGCGATGGTGACGCCGGATGTGATGAAAATGAGCGTCGACGAAAACGCCAGCGTTCCAAAGTTTCTGATGTTCTATTTCAACTCACCGATAGCCAAGAACATAATTCACCAGCTCGCCTTTGGTTTGACGCGACTGAGAGTTGATTTGGCAATGTTTAAGACTTTTCCAGTGCCACATCCATCCCTCGAAGAACAACTCGAAATCGTCCGCCGCATCGAATCCGCCTTCGCCAAAATCGATCGGTTGGCGGCGGAAGCTAAGCGCGCGCTGGACCTTGTGGGCAAGCTGGATGAGGCGATCCTCGCCAAGGCCTTCCGCGGCGAACTGGTCCCCCAGGACGAAAACGACGAGCCCGCCGAAAATCTTCTGGAGCGCATCCGCGCCGAGCGCGCGGCGGCGCCGAAGGCGAAGCGTGGGCGGGGTAACGCTAAGGGCTAA
- a CDS encoding helix-turn-helix domain-containing protein, whose amino-acid sequence MDARQIMGWNLRLLRVERGLSQERLAFEARIDRAYVGRVERGMENVTIATIEALARALEVPVAALFSQPDRNASQPKPLRSGRKPKSSKQ is encoded by the coding sequence ATGGATGCACGGCAAATCATGGGCTGGAATCTTCGACTGCTAAGGGTTGAGCGAGGGCTATCTCAGGAGCGGCTCGCGTTTGAAGCTAGAATCGACCGCGCCTATGTGGGGCGCGTCGAGCGAGGGATGGAAAACGTCACGATTGCGACTATAGAAGCCTTGGCTCGTGCGCTTGAGGTGCCTGTCGCAGCGCTTTTTTCACAACCTGATCGCAATGCTTCCCAACCGAAGCCGTTGCGGTCAGGTAGGAAGCCGAAAAGCAGTAAACAGTAA
- a CDS encoding N-6 DNA methylase, with the protein MNANAIVQKLWRLCTVLRKDGITYQQYVTELTYLLFLKMMAERNRESGSLPETMRWEDLVQANGLAKLELYRRTLVTLGTVSTRLGKDDALVLPPGDNATPDERKRYVDARPLPDMVQEIFDNASTFIREPQNLTTLVTAIDELDWFSEERDQFGDLYEGLLQKNAEETKRGAGQYFTPRVLIRVLVRLMQPQPGEVIQDPAGGTGGFLIAADHYMRARTDNYFDLGEKEQEFQKRHAFHGMENVPGTLRLLLMNLYLHDIDSDHVDLGDTLSDKGKGLGRANLILTNPPFGPAGGAPTRDDLSVTATVSSYQLPFVEHCIRALKPGGRAAIVVPDNVLFEDGRGRQLRQMMMDWCDLHTILRLPTGIFYAQGVKTNVIFLTRGKTETGNTKATWIYDLRAQMPKFGKTTPLTEAHFEGFEKAFGTSPYGKERVKDEGEVGRWREFRREEIAARGDNLDIAWLREADDEAEDGLTEPEDIAAAILGHLQAATLEIEALMAELGDELSEAAE; encoded by the coding sequence ATGAATGCCAATGCCATCGTCCAGAAACTCTGGCGTCTCTGCACCGTCCTCCGCAAGGACGGCATCACCTACCAGCAATATGTCACTGAGCTGACCTATCTGCTGTTCCTCAAGATGATGGCCGAGCGCAATCGCGAATCGGGCAGCCTGCCGGAGACCATGCGCTGGGAAGATCTCGTCCAGGCGAATGGCCTTGCCAAACTAGAACTCTACCGCAGGACGCTGGTGACCCTGGGCACCGTCAGCACACGCCTCGGCAAGGACGACGCCCTCGTCCTGCCTCCGGGCGACAATGCGACGCCGGATGAACGGAAGCGGTATGTCGATGCCCGCCCACTGCCGGATATGGTGCAGGAAATCTTCGACAACGCCTCTACCTTCATCCGGGAACCGCAGAACTTGACGACGCTGGTGACTGCCATCGACGAGCTCGACTGGTTTTCCGAGGAGCGCGATCAGTTCGGCGATCTCTATGAGGGCCTGCTGCAGAAGAACGCGGAGGAGACCAAGCGCGGTGCCGGACAGTATTTCACACCACGCGTGTTGATCCGAGTGTTGGTCCGCCTCATGCAGCCGCAGCCCGGCGAGGTGATCCAGGATCCCGCAGGCGGCACCGGCGGCTTTCTGATCGCGGCCGATCACTACATGCGCGCCCGCACCGACAATTATTTCGATCTTGGCGAGAAGGAGCAAGAATTCCAGAAGCGCCACGCTTTCCACGGCATGGAAAATGTGCCGGGCACGCTGCGCCTGCTCTTGATGAACCTCTACCTGCACGACATCGACAGCGACCATGTCGATCTCGGCGACACGCTGTCGGACAAGGGCAAGGGACTTGGCCGCGCGAACCTCATCCTCACCAATCCGCCCTTCGGCCCAGCAGGCGGTGCGCCGACACGCGATGATCTGTCGGTTACTGCCACTGTCTCCTCCTATCAGCTTCCTTTTGTCGAGCATTGCATTCGCGCGCTCAAGCCCGGAGGACGCGCGGCCATTGTCGTGCCGGACAATGTCCTGTTCGAAGACGGGCGTGGCAGGCAGCTCCGCCAGATGATGATGGACTGGTGCGACCTGCACACCATTCTGCGCCTGCCGACTGGCATTTTCTATGCACAAGGGGTGAAGACCAATGTCATCTTCCTGACGCGCGGCAAGACGGAGACCGGCAACACCAAGGCCACGTGGATTTATGACCTGCGCGCCCAGATGCCGAAATTCGGCAAGACCACGCCGCTGACGGAAGCCCATTTCGAAGGCTTCGAGAAGGCCTTTGGCACGAGCCCCTATGGCAAGGAGCGTGTGAAGGATGAAGGCGAGGTCGGACGCTGGCGCGAGTTTAGGCGCGAAGAGATCGCCGCTCGTGGAGACAATCTCGACATTGCCTGGCTGCGCGAGGCAGACGACGAGGCGGAAGATGGGCTGACCGAACCAGAAGATATCGCCGCAGCCATTCTCGGCCATCTGCAAGCCGCGACGCTGGAGATTGAGGCGCTGATGGCGGAGCTTGGCGACGAGCTGTCCGAGGCCGCAGAATGA
- a CDS encoding tyrosine-type recombinase/integrase, with amino-acid sequence MARPLNKLTAVAVKNASAGKHSDGGGLWLHKREDGGSQWILRVNVHGRRREMGLGSASDVSLKEAREAAERWRALVRSGLDPIKERQRQRREAARNLHCLDDIARDAFESRKAELKGDGIAGRWFSPLEIHVLPKLGKVPVVDIDQTDIRDVLAPIWHSKAETARKALNRLAICLKHAAALGLDVDLQATDKARALLGKQRHKIENIPAMPWQDVPGFFASLSDGSVTHLALRLLILTGVRSGPLRFLRDEQINGDVWTIPGEAMKGRKGATADFRVPLSDAALAVVEQARQHARDGFLFPSLRKGVISDATMSRLMERAGMEARPHGFRSSLRDWIAEATDTPHDIAETTLGHIVGGAVERAYRRTDFLEQRRQLMARWARHVTGQSGQVITLAKRNHSEP; translated from the coding sequence ATGGCGCGCCCTCTCAACAAACTGACTGCTGTTGCCGTTAAGAACGCGTCGGCCGGTAAGCATTCGGATGGCGGAGGACTCTGGCTGCACAAGCGCGAGGACGGCGGGTCGCAATGGATATTGCGCGTGAACGTCCATGGACGACGACGCGAAATGGGGCTTGGTTCTGCCTCGGACGTTTCGCTGAAGGAGGCCCGGGAAGCCGCTGAGCGCTGGCGGGCTCTGGTGAGAAGCGGTCTGGACCCGATCAAAGAGCGCCAGCGCCAGCGGCGAGAGGCGGCGCGCAACCTTCATTGTCTTGATGACATCGCGCGTGATGCTTTTGAGAGCCGAAAGGCCGAGCTGAAGGGCGATGGAATTGCAGGCCGTTGGTTCAGTCCGCTAGAAATCCACGTCCTTCCTAAGCTCGGAAAAGTGCCCGTTGTCGACATTGATCAGACTGACATCCGCGACGTGCTTGCGCCCATCTGGCATAGCAAAGCGGAGACCGCACGAAAGGCACTAAATCGACTGGCCATCTGCTTGAAGCACGCTGCGGCTCTGGGGCTAGATGTTGACTTGCAGGCGACGGATAAGGCGCGCGCGCTCCTCGGCAAGCAAAGGCATAAAATCGAAAATATTCCGGCTATGCCTTGGCAGGACGTCCCGGGTTTTTTCGCTTCCCTCTCGGATGGCAGCGTTACCCACCTCGCCCTGCGTTTACTCATCCTGACCGGCGTCAGGTCTGGCCCTCTTCGTTTCTTGCGAGATGAGCAGATCAACGGCGACGTTTGGACCATACCCGGTGAGGCCATGAAGGGTCGGAAGGGAGCAACAGCCGATTTCCGCGTTCCTCTGTCGGATGCTGCCCTCGCGGTGGTAGAGCAGGCCCGCCAGCACGCACGGGATGGGTTCCTCTTCCCCAGTCTCCGGAAAGGCGTGATTTCCGACGCCACCATGTCGCGGCTTATGGAGCGCGCTGGCATGGAAGCTCGTCCTCACGGATTTCGATCGAGCTTGCGCGACTGGATTGCCGAGGCCACAGATACGCCCCATGACATAGCGGAGACAACGCTCGGTCACATAGTCGGCGGTGCGGTCGAACGAGCATACCGGCGGACAGACTTCCTTGAGCAGCGCCGGCAACTGATGGCGCGGTGGGCGCGCCATGTAACGGGGCAGAGCGGTCAGGTGATTACGTTGGCAAAGAGGAACCACAGTGAACCGTGA